The following is a genomic window from Lysinibacillus sp. JNUCC-52.
AAGAAAGAGATGTGTTTGATATATGGTACTAATGGATAATATCCAAGAGAAAATGCATGCACTTTTTCAAAACAATGGTGTTTTTATTAAAGTGAATAAAGATAGTAAAATTTTCTTAGAAGGGGAACGAGCTAAAGAGATTTATTATATTAAAACAGGTGCTATTTCGATTAGCCAGGAAACCGAGAGTGGCAAGGAATTAACAATTCGAATTTGCGGTCCTGATAGTATAATTGGTGAAGGCTCATTATTTTGTAACCTTACTTATTTTTCGATGACAGCTAAAGTTTTAGAAACTTCAACGTTGTATGTTTTAAGTCGTAAATCATTAGAGCATCTATTAGTGGAGCAGCCACATTTAATGGTAGAGTATATGAAATGGTTGCAAACAGAAAATTTAAAATATCAAAGCCGACTACGTGATTTAGTGTTAAATGGTAAAAAAGGTGCTTTATTTTCAACATTAATTCGCCTTTCAAATACTTATGGCAAGCCATTAGAAAATGAGTCCATTTTTATCGATTTTCCATTAACGAATTCAGAAATTGCGAATTTATGTGCTACAAGTAGAGAAATGATTAACCGTATGTTGAATGATCTAAAAAAGCATCACATTCTATCCTTCGAAAAAGGTTATATTACGATTCTTGATTTACAATATTTAAAAAATGAAATTGCCTGTGAAAATTGCCCATTACAAATTTGCCGTATAGACTGATTTATTAACTATAGCGCGTCGTATGTAGGACATTTGCGATTTCATTTTGTCTACTTAACAGTAAAAAATAAATAAAAAATCCCCGCTTACAGTTATGTGCAAGCAGGGATTTTTTATTCATCTCGTTAGAAGGCCAACTTCTAACGGACACCTAATGCCATTTTCGCATAGCGAGACATTTTATCTTTAGACCATGGTGGATTCCATACAATATTTACATTTGTACTTTTCACCTCTGGTAGTTCACTCATAGCTGTATTTACTTGGTCGACAATAACTGGTCCCATTGGACAGCCCATTGACGTTAGTGTCATTGTAAC
Proteins encoded in this region:
- a CDS encoding metal-sulfur cluster assembly factor, whose product is MDQDMKDSMLSALENVIDPELGIDIVNLGLVYDVDLDDEGLATVTMTLTSMGCPMGPVIVDQVNTAMSELPEVKSTNVNIVWNPPWSKDKMSRYAKMALGVR
- a CDS encoding Crp/Fnr family transcriptional regulator yields the protein MVLMDNIQEKMHALFQNNGVFIKVNKDSKIFLEGERAKEIYYIKTGAISISQETESGKELTIRICGPDSIIGEGSLFCNLTYFSMTAKVLETSTLYVLSRKSLEHLLVEQPHLMVEYMKWLQTENLKYQSRLRDLVLNGKKGALFSTLIRLSNTYGKPLENESIFIDFPLTNSEIANLCATSREMINRMLNDLKKHHILSFEKGYITILDLQYLKNEIACENCPLQICRID